The Leucobacter sp. UCMA 4100 genome window below encodes:
- a CDS encoding cold-shock protein, producing the protein MPSGKVRFFDEEKGFGFISGEDGQQVYLHASVIPDDATVTTGTRVEYSVADGRRGPQALSVRVLDAPRASRRNRKPADDMAVIVEDLVKLLDGIGGRLKGGQYPERQQSRQVAALLRRVADDFDA; encoded by the coding sequence ATGCCAAGCGGCAAGGTCAGGTTCTTCGACGAAGAAAAGGGATTCGGTTTCATCTCGGGCGAAGACGGGCAGCAGGTGTACCTGCACGCATCGGTGATTCCTGATGACGCCACGGTGACCACGGGAACCCGCGTCGAGTACAGCGTCGCCGACGGCAGGCGTGGCCCCCAGGCGCTCTCGGTTCGGGTGCTTGACGCCCCGCGCGCTTCGCGGCGCAACCGTAAGCCGGCCGACGACATGGCTGTGATCGTTGAAGACCTCGTGAAACTGCTTGACGGTATTGGTGGGCGCCTTAAGGGCGGCCAATACCCCGAACGCCAACAGTCGCGCCAGGTCGCGGCACTGCTGAGAAGGGTCGCTGATGACTTCGACGCCTGA
- a CDS encoding DUF3027 domain-containing protein, protein MTSTPETTATETGTEAPVEPSREALPEVAEVAVAPAILQSTDLALAALKEVTDVETIGAFVGHVAEDETTATLLFECLFPGYPGWRWAASLAQVSSSDPVTVLEVEMLPGDDSLIAPEWVPWAERLAAYRESQAQLAEEERASNDAEGELDDEDDDFDDDEDDVMDNDYSDFDSEVDGVDIDALADEELDADTDADDDDDDDDDDDDIEGDD, encoded by the coding sequence ATGACTTCGACGCCTGAAACAACCGCAACTGAAACCGGCACCGAGGCTCCGGTCGAGCCGTCGCGCGAAGCGTTGCCTGAGGTCGCCGAGGTGGCCGTCGCGCCTGCGATTCTGCAGTCGACCGACCTCGCGCTCGCCGCCCTCAAAGAGGTCACCGATGTCGAGACCATCGGTGCGTTTGTCGGTCACGTGGCCGAAGACGAAACCACCGCGACGCTGCTCTTCGAGTGCCTCTTTCCCGGGTACCCCGGCTGGCGTTGGGCCGCGAGTCTCGCCCAGGTGAGCTCTAGTGATCCCGTGACGGTGCTCGAGGTTGAAATGCTGCCCGGTGACGACTCTCTCATTGCGCCCGAGTGGGTTCCCTGGGCCGAGCGACTCGCTGCGTACCGCGAGTCACAGGCGCAGCTTGCCGAAGAAGAACGGGCCTCCAACGATGCCGAGGGTGAGCTCGACGACGAAGACGACGACTTCGATGATGACGAAGACGATGTCATGGACAACGATTACTCTGACTTCGATTCAGAGGTCGACGGGGTCGATATTGACGCGCTCGCTGACGAAGAGCTTGACGCCGACACCGACGCTGATGACGATGACGATGACGATGACGATGATGACGACATCGAGGGCGACGACTAA